Proteins found in one Aminivibrio sp. genomic segment:
- a CDS encoding HD domain-containing phosphohydrolase — MDQTDAAPGNGKQGFDSGELLTCLMAGIAEFVFIHTLAGKIREVNSAAAKGLGFTTQELLSSDMTAVLASPPPFRVKQAWKNLDRGHPFSAEGIVRRKDGTSFPALLSFFPLIRGNEPAVLTIARDIADLKAAGGGLSRESFKDPLTGLYNRAFFEDELKRLDCDRQLPLSIIMGDLNGMKMVNDAFGYQAGDAMLKAAAKVLRKICRSSDLLFRWGSDEFVILLPHTREDDAASIVCRIEDAFRKIQVKDMPVPPSMSLGYSAKLHRWQDFANVFRDAEEDMYEKKTSESRKIRETILESIFASLADTTPETAEHNLSVRRLCRMLGMRLGLERPDLEKLDLAACLHDIGKASIPSRILSKSGPLTEEEWEDVKRHAEAGYKVASSATPDVASVADEILSHHERWDGTGYPSGIPGEDIPLLSRIIAVADAFDVMTRGTPYRPARSKDDALREVKEQAGRQFDPKIAALLLEIRGKTDEETDDQLFPARDLTVE; from the coding sequence ATGGACCAGACAGACGCCGCTCCCGGGAACGGGAAACAGGGCTTCGATTCCGGGGAGCTCTTGACATGCCTTATGGCGGGAATAGCAGAATTCGTCTTTATCCACACGCTTGCCGGGAAGATCCGGGAGGTCAATTCAGCGGCGGCAAAGGGACTCGGCTTCACGACCCAGGAACTGCTGTCGTCCGACATGACCGCAGTTCTCGCCTCCCCGCCGCCCTTCCGGGTGAAACAGGCCTGGAAAAACCTGGATAGAGGGCACCCTTTTTCCGCGGAAGGAATCGTCCGGCGGAAGGACGGCACGTCCTTTCCGGCACTACTTTCCTTTTTCCCCCTTATCCGGGGTAACGAACCCGCCGTTCTGACCATCGCCAGGGATATTGCCGATCTCAAGGCCGCCGGAGGGGGCCTTTCCAGGGAATCCTTCAAGGACCCTCTTACCGGGCTGTACAACAGGGCATTCTTCGAGGATGAGCTCAAGCGGCTGGACTGTGACCGCCAGCTTCCTCTCAGCATCATCATGGGAGATCTCAACGGCATGAAAATGGTCAACGACGCTTTCGGCTACCAGGCGGGCGACGCCATGCTGAAGGCCGCGGCAAAAGTCCTGAGGAAAATCTGCAGGAGCAGCGATCTCCTCTTCCGCTGGGGAAGTGATGAATTCGTCATTCTGCTTCCCCATACCCGGGAGGATGACGCGGCCTCCATCGTCTGCCGCATCGAGGATGCCTTCCGAAAGATCCAGGTGAAGGACATGCCCGTCCCTCCCAGCATGTCCCTCGGGTACAGCGCGAAGCTCCACCGCTGGCAGGATTTCGCCAACGTCTTCCGGGACGCCGAAGAAGACATGTACGAAAAGAAGACCTCGGAAAGCAGAAAGATCCGGGAGACGATCCTCGAGAGCATCTTTGCGTCCCTTGCGGACACCACGCCTGAAACGGCGGAACACAACCTTTCGGTAAGGCGGCTCTGCCGGATGCTGGGCATGCGGCTCGGCCTGGAAAGACCGGACCTGGAAAAGCTGGATCTCGCCGCTTGCCTCCACGATATCGGGAAGGCCTCCATTCCTTCGAGAATCCTGTCCAAATCCGGTCCCTTGACGGAGGAGGAATGGGAGGATGTAAAACGCCATGCCGAGGCAGGATACAAGGTGGCCTCCTCCGCCACCCCGGATGTTGCCTCCGTGGCAGACGAAATTCTCTCCCACCACGAACGGTGGGACGGCACGGGGTACCCTTCCGGCATCCCGGGAGAGGACATTCCCCTGCTCTCCAGGATCATTGCCGTAGCCGACGCCTTCGACGTCATGACCCGCGGAACCCCCTACCGGCCCGCCAGAAGCAAGGACGACGCTCT